The region gtgtcctcctcccagagcgctaagaaccttggcgtgatcctggacaactccctgtcgttctcaacttaacatcaagacggtggcacgttcctgtaggttcatgctctacaacatccgcagagtacgaccctgcctcacacaggaagcggcgcaggtcctaatccaggcacttgtcatctcccgtctggattactgcaactcgctgttggctgggctccctgcctgtgccattaaacccctacaactcatccagaacgccgcagcccgtctagtgttcaaccttcccaagttctctcacgtcaccccggtCCTccgctctccactggcttccagttgaagctcgcatccgctacaagaccatggtgcttgcctacggagctgtgaggggaacggcacctcagtacctccaggctctgatcaggccctacacccaaataagggcactgttcatccacctctggcctgctcgtctccctaccactgaggaagtacatttcccgctcagcccagtcaaaactgttcgctgctctggctccccaatggtggaacaaactccctcacgacgccaggacagcggagtcaatcaccaccttccgaagacacctgaaaccccacctctttaaggaatacttaggataggataaagtaatccttctcaccccccttaaaatatttagatgcactattgtaaagtggctgttccactggatgtcataaggtgaatgcaccaatttgtaagtcgctctggataagagcgtctgctaaatgacttaaatgtaaatgtaaatgtaacatctgGAACAACTGTCCACTGCAGCCATGTGGGTCAGTGTCACAATATGTTTCCATGGTAACTAAATGAACATTCTCTTGAAAAAACTTTATTAATGAGGAATTTGTCCTCAGTGGTGGAAATGACACCACTCCCAAAGGACAGGTCtattttgtgtaaaaaaaaacaatataaagGGCATACTCACAAATATTAATATAGATTTGATTTAATTGACTCTTTCTGTACTACATAACAGTATATAATGTGTAATTATTAATGTTTTCTCATAGGAAGACATAGTAGAAGCTTAAAAGTCTGGGTCAGGGACAAGGGCAAAATAGTGAAATTGAAGTATAAAATGCATCTGAAAAGTAGCTAGAATACTTGATAGAGAGGTGTTTAAAAAATGATGGGGTGATTCCACTGTGAACTTAACATACaagtatttgttttattttgataAAATCCCCAAAATTGACCAGAGGACATAGTAGTGCCCATAGTTGCATAATCACCCTAAAATTCTACCTGAGTAAAATCATAAAGGTATTTGGTTTAAATATACAGTACTTAAGTATACAcaagtaaatgtaatttctaaaatatacttaagtatcaaaagttaaagaaaagtataaataattacaaattccttatattaagcaaaccagacagcacaatgttttttaaatgtatggatagccaTGGGCACACTCCTacactacttaagtactttacaccactgggaaTGAGGGTGTGCATAACCTGTCTGCTTGTTTTTGCTCATGGTTTCTTGTGTTGAAAATGTGCCCTCATTTATAATATTGCTTTGTTAATGTTTCCCTTAATAGTTTACTCTCCATTATGTTGGATGTTGGGGAGGCTGTTGCAAAGATGAAGTGAAatattgtaacaaaatgtgtttttgacATCTGATTTgcaattttttatttaatttatgtaATGTTTTACCCCACTGTTTCCCTTTATGAACTTGAACGGTACTGATGCAGGCGCTATGCAGCCTACATTTCACTTTGAAAACGTAATCTAAGGAAGGCTCTACTGCGCATGCTCTTGGGGGCGGGTGACAGATGACGATCGACTTCACTGTACAATACTTTGTGAAAGCCCGCTCTCCCTGGTTGACAAACGCATTTGTGTTGAAGAAGAACCATGCTTCGAGTTGTGTTATCCCGAACTTTTCCTCGGATCTCTGGCATTTCCAATTGTCAGTATTCGGCGGCCGCCATCCCGGTTCCAAGCGCACAGCCCGAAGTCCATTATAACAAGGTAAGCGATAAGCATTGATTGACCTGTTGAATGACCTGTTGAGTAGCTATTATCATTTTGCACACGACTGAAATGATCGGTTTAGTGTATTTCTGTCATGTGCAATTCATAGCAAGGCAACTAGGCATCCGTGAGAATTGCAATATCTTTTGGACTAGATGCATTATTATTAACTCTTGTTGACATTAAAACACTTGACCTGATTGAACCTTGTGAGAACGTACTTATCCGATACATTAGGGTCAACTGAATTACATATACACTAGATAATTGTTGGGTATGATGGTGTTATGCAAAACTGTAATGCGGCAGACAGCCAGAAACCTTCCTGGGTTGCATTAATACAACTTTTGCTAGAGTTGAAAGACCAGCTTGTACATAGAGAGCCACAACACATATAATGTACATGCATGTGTTTCTGTTCAATCGTTTTGGAGAAAAGTATAAAGAGACTTCTAAAACATTGTAATATTATGTCAGAGACAGTATCTTACAATACTGCACAAATAAAAACTGAAGGGAGGTAATGAGATGCAACTGGACAATCGTGTTTATACTGGCTCCAATTTATTGGATCCAAGAGTTGTGATAACATATGTCATCTAAACATAGAGCCTAATCacatctcctctgtctcattaCAGCTGTTCATCAATAACCAGTGGCAGGATGCCGTCAGCAAGAGGTCCTTCCCACCATCAACCCAGCCACAGGAGAGGTCATCTGTCAGGTGGCTGAGGCAGACAAGGTCAGTGGCTGGAACTGCCTTGAAACCTGGCCCTGTTCTGTCTAATTACAAGACTTACATTCTCCATTCCTTGGAGTAATCACTGATCTAATATAATTGGATTGGTGAAAGCAGGGGTTCCACTAGCCTACATAGCTTGGACCTATTTAGTCGTAATGACTGTCTCAAGGGAGGAAGGAAGACGACATTTTTCAAAGCATTTGAACAGGCCCCTCACTGTTCCTGTATTCAACAACACTACATCCTTGGCATGCTAAGACAAGAACAAGTTGCGTGAAGCAGTAACATGACAATTCGGTGTGGTAGGAGGACGAGAGGGTCAAATAAACATGGAAAAAGGTGTAATTAGAGCACAATCTTGCAGCAGTGTGCATTgttttcctttctgttttccattttttaaatgatataaTCTAATATTTCTGATTTGGTTTGCTTGTCTTTtcatctccctctgttttccctctGGCCTCCTTCTCCGTCTTTCCAGGCAGATGTGGACAAGGCTGTGAAGGCTGCCAGGGAGGCCTTTCGGTTTGGGTCACCATGGAGACGCATGGACGCATCGGACCGCGGGCTGCTCCTGAGCCGGCTGGCAGACGCAATCGAGAGGGACACAGCCTACCTAGCGGTCAGTGACGCCGTCCCATTACTGCTGGTCAATGGAAATGATTCACCTGAAGTGGTGTTATGAGAGGGACACAGCCTACCTAGCGGTCAGTGACGCCGTCCCATTACTGCTGGTCAATGGAAATGATTCACCTGAAGTGGTGTTATGAGAGGGACACAGCCTACCTAGCGGTCAGTGACGCCGTCCCATTACTGCTGGTCAATGGAAATGATTCACCTGAAGTGGTGTTATGAGAGGGACACAGCCTACCTAGCGGTCAGTGACGCCGTCCCATTACTGCTGGTCAATGGAAATGATTCACCTGAAGTGGTGTTATGAGAGGGACACAGCCTACCTAGCGGTCAGTGACGCCGTCCCATTACTGCTGGTCAATGGAAATGATTCACCTGAAGTGGTGTTATGAGAGGGACACAGCCTACCTAGCGGTCAGTGACGCCGTCCCATTACTGCTGGTCAATGGAAATGATTCACCTGAAGTGGTGTTATGAGAGGGACACAGCCTACCTAGCGGTCAGTGACGCCGTCCCATTACTGCTGGTCAATGGAAATGATTCACCTGAAGTGGTGTTATGAGCGGCTAATTAGATGCACAACATTCCTGTTCTGGCACTCATGCCAAAGAAAGCAGTTGTTTGGGTTGTATTAGAGTTTACATGTGTGGCACAGTGCTTTGTCTGATGACAAATGTTACCTTCCAGTGGTGGAAACGTTTACCCAGAAATATTATCTTCAAAAAATATATAGTATGTTCATATAGATTTATTTGGCTTGTAAACAGCAGCGCCATATTTTGCAGAGTCACTGTTAGTCCTGTATTCCACAGGTTGCTGACCTGAGCAGCTCCCACGCTGAAGTCACATGGCAGAGATAGAGACGCAGTGTCACTGTTAGTCCTGTATTCCACAGGTTGCTGACCTGAGCAGCTCCCACGCTGAAGTCACATGGCAGAGATAGAGACGCAGAGTCACTGTTAGTCCTGTATTCCACAGGTTGCTGACCTGAGCAGCTCCCACGCTGAAGTAACATGGCAGAGATAGAGACGCAGTGTCACTGTTAGTCATGTATTCCACAGGTTGCTGACCTGAGCAGCTCCCACGCTGAAGTCACatggcagagagatagagacgcaGAGTCACTGTTAGTCCTGTATTCCACAGGTTGCTGACCTGAGCAGGTCCCACGCTGAAGTCACATGGCAGAGATAGAGACGCAGTGTCACTGTTAGTCCTGTATTCCACAGGTTGAGGACCTGAGCAGCTCCCACGCTGAAGTCACATGGCAGAGATAGAGACGCAGAGTCACTGTTAGTCCTGTATTCCACAGGTTGCTGACCTGAGCAGGTCCCACGCTGAAGTCACATGGCAGAGATAGAGACGCAGTGTCACTGTTAGTCCTGTATTCCACAGGTTGCTGACCTGAGCAGCTCCCACGCTGAAGTCACATGGCAGAGATAGAGACGCAGAGTCACTGTTAGTCCTGTATTCCACAGGTTGCTGACCTGAGCAGCTCCCACGCTGAAGTAACATGGCAGAGATAGAGACGAGTGTCACTGTTAGTCATGTATTCCACAGGTTGCTGACCTGAGCAGCTCCCACGCTGAAGTCACATGGCAGAGATAGAGACGCAGAGTCACTGTTAGTCCTGTATTCCACAGGTTGCTGACCTGAGCAGGTCCCACGCTGAAGTCACATGGCAGAGATAGAGACGCAGTGTCACTGTTAGTCCTGTATTCCACAGGTTGAGGACCTGAGCAGCTCCCACGCTGAAGTCACATGGCAGAGATAGACGAGAGTCACTGTTAGTCCTGTATTCCACAGGTTGCTGACCTGAGCAGGTCCCACGCTGAAGTCACATGGCAGAGATAGAGACGCAGTGTCACTGTTAGTCCTGTATTCCACAGGTTGAGGACCTGAGCAGCTCCCACGCTGAAGTCACATGGCAGAGATAGACGCAGAGTCACTGTTAGTCCTGTATTCCACAGGTTGCTGACCTGAGCAGCTCCCACGCTGAAGGCACATGGTAGAGATAGAGACGCAGTGTCACTGTTAGTCCTGTATTCCACAGGTTGAGGACCTGAGCAGCTCCCACGCTGAAGTCACATGGCAGAGATGGAGACGCAGAGTCACTGTTAGTCCTGTATTCCACAGGTTGCTGACCTGAGCAGGTCCCACGCTGAAGTCACATGGCAGAGATAGAGACGAGTGTCACTGTTAGTCCTGTATTCCACAGGTTGAGGACCTGAGCAGCTCCCACGCTGAAGGCACATGGTAGAGATAGAGACGCAGTGTCACTGTTAGTCCTGTATTCCACAGGTTGAGGACCTGAGCAGCTCCCACGCTGAAGTCACATGGCAGAGATAGAGACGCAGAGTCACTGTTAGTCCTGTATTCCACAGGTTGCTGACCTGAGCAGGTCCCACGCTGAAGTCACATGGCAGAGATAGAGACGCAGTGTCACTGTTAGTCCTGTATTCCACAGGTTGCTGACCTGAGCAGCTCCCACGCTGAAGTCACATGGCAGAGATAGAGACGCAGAGTCACTGTTAGTCCTGTATTCCACAGGTTGCTGACCTGAGCAGCTCCCACGCTGAAGTAACATGGCAGAGATAGAGACGCAGTGTCACTGTTAGTCATGTATTCCACAGGTTGCTGACCTGAGCAGCTCCCACGCTGAAGTCACATGGCAGAGATAGAGACGCAGAGTCACTGTTAGTCCTGTATTCCAGGTTGCTGACCTGAGCAGGTCCCACGCTGAAGTCACATGGCAGAGATAGAGACGCAGTGTCACTGTTAGTCCTGTATTCCACAGGTTGAGGACCTGAGCAGCTCCCACGCTGAAGTCACATGGCAGAGATAGACGCAGAGTCACTGTTAGTCCTGTATTCCACAGGTTGCTGACCTGAGCAGGTCCCACGCTGAAGTCACATGGCAGAGATAGAGACGCAGTGTCACTGTTAGTCCTGTATTCCACAGGTTGAGGACCTGAGCAGCTCCCACGCTGAAGTCACATGGCAGAGATAGACGAGAGTCACTGTTAGTCCTGTATTCCACAGGTTGCTGACCTGAGCAGCTCCCACGCTGAAGGCACATGGTAGAGATAGAGACGCAGTGTCACTGTTAGTCCTGTATTCCACAGGTTGAGGACCTGAGCAGCTCCCACGCTGAAGTCACATGGCAGAGATGGAGACGCAGAGTCACTGTTAGTCCTGTATTCCACAGGTTGCTGACCTGAGCAGGTCCCACGCTGAAGTCACATGGCAGAGATAGAGACGCAGTGTCACTGTTAGTCCTGTATTCCACAGGTTGAGGACCTGAGCAGCTCCCACGCTGAAGTCACATGGCAGAGATAGACGCAGAGTCACTGTTAGTCCTGTATTCCACAGGTTGCTGACCTGAGCAGCTCCCACGCTGAAGTCACATGGCAGAGATAGAGACGCAGAGTCACTGTTATAGTCCTGTATTCCACAGGTTGCTGACCTGAGCAGCTCCCACGCTGAAGTCACATGGCAGAGATAGAGACGCAGAGTCACTGTTAGTCCTGTATTCCACAGGTTGCTGACCTGAGCAGCTCCCACGCTGAAGTCACATGGCAGAGATAGAGACGCAGAGTCACTGTTAGTCCTGTATTCCACAGGTTGCTGACCTGAGCAGCTCCCACGCTGAAGTCACATGGCAGAGATAGAGACGCAGAGTCACTGTTAGTCCTGTATTCCACAGGTTGCTGACCCTGAGCAGTTCCCACGCTGAAGTCACATGGCAGAGATAGAGACGCAGGGTCACGGCTAGGTCACATGATCAACACTGAGAAACCGCTAAGGAAGTGGAGTAAAATAATTCCTTAGTGCTGCTCTTACAAGACATACACAAAACATATTTGTTGGTGTTGTTTGGTGAAAGTAATAGGGGGAAGGCTATAGTTGTGAAAGGGTTTTCTCTGGGCTTGTTTTGATAGAAGAATGAACAGCTTCAGCATAGGAAGCTGCCCTACTTTGCCTGGTAAATGAGGCCCTGCTAAAATCAGATTTCCTTTTGTTTACGCAAGGGATTGGTTCTTGGAGAGAGAAACAAGcttcttagtgtgtgtgtggtgtattatAAGACATTAGGATTGTTAGTACAGTATTTAGATTGGACTTGATTAACTACTATCATATTGGCTTATCAGGGGTGCAAGGTCCATCAGGACTGGAAATGGCAATGATTCTGTCCACTGAACCGGCCCCACCTACATGTTAAATATGGATATGGTGTGTATTTGAGAGGGATTCTGTCCAGAGCCAAGCCAGTGACTCGTCAGTACTTGTAAGACTGGCCAATCTGTTTAAGTAAGTTCAGTCCAATGTCTTCAACATGAACTGTATGTGGCTGTAAATGTTGTATCTAGATACGTTTTGTCGTGTGTGTTATGGTGACCACATATACCCTTTTGTTCCCATTTGCAA is a window of Oncorhynchus gorbuscha isolate QuinsamMale2020 ecotype Even-year unplaced genomic scaffold, OgorEven_v1.0 Un_scaffold_6978, whole genome shotgun sequence DNA encoding:
- the LOC124029609 gene encoding aldehyde dehydrogenase, mitochondrial-like: MLRVVLSRTFPRISGISNCQYSAAAIPVPSAQPEVHYNKLFINNQWQDAVSKRSFPPSTQPQERSSVRWLRQTRQMWTRL